In one window of Candidatus Hydrogenedentota bacterium DNA:
- a CDS encoding sigma 54-dependent Fis family transcriptional regulator: MQIVVTAKAGFTRGASWLLDAKPLVIGRSYRCDIVVDDSTVSRQHCRIEPAENGVRLLDLGSRNPALVDGMPQLDAVLKVGEEFSVGRAVFLVTAVAAAAAAAPAKRATDSDTISIDLKDLGLDAIDQESAWPGSITDYVLLFRFSRVCSHLNSEAALCGEIGAVFAKRFAPAEVLILEDDDGRWPLGALLGEAAGAAVPNEDIERAVAERRAFASSHEGKDGEGQQVLLAPVFFSQQCLGVGVLVSPARGIGNEREPALRLFSALCELVGPYVHAAREHEKLVKLNHRLSGAESLEKMPLVGQSRVMKGLRSQVYEAAQTPLNVLITGETGTGKELIARALHRNSARAEKPYIIINCAAIPPELFESELFGHEKGAFTGAHVAKRGLISVADGGILFLDEVGDLSSENQARILRVIEHGTYRRIGASHEEFADVRFIAATNRPVEDKGFRGDLYHRLAGFTIQAPPLRERTEDIPILAQYFIDNLAAREPALIRTLSPEAEQVLKQYHWAGNVRQLRNLIERVAHRARGTLITAEDIWRDGQISANSAREPGPLLSLAELEREHVLKVLRSCHDNRAKAARILGISRSTLYAKLGEYEGPVG, from the coding sequence ATGCAGATCGTGGTTACGGCGAAGGCCGGTTTCACCCGGGGGGCTTCGTGGCTCCTGGACGCGAAGCCGCTGGTCATAGGCCGGTCGTATCGATGTGATATTGTGGTGGATGACAGCACGGTTTCGCGGCAGCACTGCCGTATCGAGCCGGCGGAGAACGGTGTCCGGCTGCTGGATCTGGGAAGCCGGAATCCGGCGCTGGTGGACGGGATGCCGCAGCTTGACGCGGTTCTCAAGGTGGGCGAGGAATTCAGCGTTGGCCGGGCGGTATTTCTCGTTACGGCGGTGGCGGCGGCGGCTGCTGCGGCGCCGGCGAAGCGGGCTACTGATTCGGACACGATATCGATCGACCTGAAGGATCTGGGGCTGGACGCGATCGATCAGGAGAGCGCTTGGCCGGGTTCGATAACGGACTATGTTCTGCTGTTTCGCTTTTCCCGGGTATGCAGCCACCTGAATTCGGAGGCGGCGCTGTGCGGGGAGATCGGGGCGGTGTTCGCAAAGCGCTTCGCGCCGGCGGAGGTGCTGATACTGGAGGATGACGATGGCCGCTGGCCGCTGGGCGCGCTTCTGGGGGAGGCGGCGGGGGCTGCCGTGCCGAACGAGGATATTGAGCGTGCGGTGGCTGAGCGGCGCGCGTTTGCGTCATCTCACGAGGGGAAGGACGGGGAAGGCCAGCAGGTGCTTCTGGCTCCGGTGTTTTTCTCTCAGCAGTGCCTGGGTGTGGGGGTGCTTGTGTCGCCGGCGCGCGGGATCGGCAATGAGCGGGAGCCGGCGCTTCGGCTTTTTTCGGCGCTCTGCGAGCTGGTCGGCCCGTATGTGCACGCGGCGCGGGAACACGAGAAACTGGTCAAGCTGAACCACCGGCTTTCCGGGGCCGAGTCACTGGAGAAGATGCCGCTGGTTGGGCAGAGCCGGGTCATGAAGGGGTTGCGGTCGCAGGTGTATGAGGCGGCGCAGACACCGCTGAATGTATTGATCACGGGGGAGACGGGGACGGGGAAGGAGCTGATCGCGCGCGCGCTGCACCGGAACAGCGCGCGGGCGGAGAAGCCCTATATCATTATCAATTGCGCGGCGATCCCGCCGGAGCTTTTTGAAAGCGAGCTTTTCGGGCATGAAAAGGGGGCGTTTACGGGTGCGCACGTGGCGAAGCGTGGCCTGATCAGCGTGGCGGATGGGGGGATACTGTTTCTGGACGAGGTGGGGGACCTGAGCAGCGAGAACCAGGCCCGCATACTACGGGTGATCGAACACGGCACGTACCGCCGCATCGGGGCGTCGCACGAGGAGTTTGCGGACGTCCGTTTTATCGCGGCGACGAACCGCCCGGTGGAGGACAAGGGGTTTCGGGGGGATTTGTATCACCGGCTGGCCGGTTTTACGATCCAGGCTCCGCCGCTTCGGGAGCGGACGGAGGATATTCCGATTCTGGCGCAGTATTTCATTGATAATCTGGCGGCGCGGGAGCCGGCGCTTATCCGGACGCTGTCGCCGGAGGCCGAGCAGGTTTTGAAGCAATACCACTGGGCGGGAAATGTGCGCCAGTTGCGGAATCTTATCGAACGCGTTGCGCACCGGGCGCGGGGGACGCTGATCACGGCGGAGGACATCTGGCGGGATGGGCAGATCAGCGCGAATTCGGCCCGGGAACCGGGGCCGTTGCTTTCGCTTGCCGAACTGGAGCGGGAGCATGTGCTGAAGGTGTTGCGCAGCTGCCATGACAATCGTGCGAAGGCGGCTCGGATTCTGGGGATCAGCCGCAGCACGTTGTATGCGAAGCTGGGGGAGTATGAGGGGCCGGTTGGGTGA